The following proteins are encoded in a genomic region of Tenacibaculum sp. 190524A05c:
- a CDS encoding NUDIX hydrolase encodes MDELIDIVDEQGNYTGKTCLKSEAHKFGYFHPTVHIWLFTKEGKILLQKRALTKKVFPGLWDISVAGHIAAGEVIETAALREVDEEIGFNILPENLIKIGTRKHQVNHANGIIDNEFHHVFISELTVPVSALRIQESEVAELKLFDLDILNNTSQYENVLLPEYSAYYNSVFNAINSLLNR; translated from the coding sequence ATGGATGAATTAATTGATATTGTTGATGAACAAGGAAATTATACCGGTAAAACCTGTTTAAAATCTGAAGCTCATAAATTTGGCTACTTCCACCCTACGGTTCATATTTGGTTGTTTACGAAAGAAGGAAAAATATTACTTCAGAAAAGAGCTTTAACTAAAAAAGTGTTTCCTGGTTTATGGGATATTTCCGTTGCCGGACATATAGCTGCCGGAGAGGTTATAGAAACAGCTGCTCTTCGTGAAGTTGACGAAGAAATCGGATTTAATATTCTTCCCGAGAACCTAATTAAAATAGGAACACGAAAACATCAAGTAAATCATGCTAATGGGATTATAGATAATGAATTCCATCATGTATTTATTTCTGAGTTAACCGTTCCTGTTTCAGCTCTTAGGATTCAAGAAAGTGAAGTAGCGGAATTGAAACTTTTTGATTTAGATATTTTAAATAACACTTCTCAATATGAGAATGTACTTTTACCAGAGTATAGTGCATATTATAATTCGGTTTTTAATGCAATTAATTCTTTGTTAAACAGATAG
- a CDS encoding class I SAM-dependent methyltransferase, producing MLSKQEKSELRGKLFRHLDGIVTCPAAYELHHKGITTHLLKEKTCDLTDLSKAFKANEGYLNVALRTFASQGWLAYKVDNNSNSVTISTNELSEIAFSHFHMYKEASELLKFSEKYSSRKFEIEPFRKLESLFNNYKNNFGVAISEDEKTSNIQHQILSHIEGIIVGPTLVLLGMKGMFHKYFMQTKFKAEEFHKDPENFGRLLDILTYLGWFSKTGESYEFTDKGLFFARRASAYGVTVSYIPTLRKLDKFIFGDPTIFRSEGIGNEEIHVDREMNVWGSGGAHASYFKVIDEIIIKLFNKPIQEQPKGILDVGCGNGAFLKHLFNVIENQTERGKVLEDYPLLLIGVDYNEAALKITRKNLVQADIWAKVIWGDIGNPAAMSKDLNEKYGIDLSDLLNVRTFLDHNRIWEEPKLNGKIASTDCSGAYAYRGVRINNNLVIESLKQHFNKWKPFVSKFGLLLIELHTSKPELVKENIGKTAATAYDATHGYSDQYIIEIDEYMKAMEEIGLTSDDSSFRKFPNSDLATVSINLFFNRS from the coding sequence ATGCTTTCAAAACAAGAGAAATCTGAACTAAGAGGAAAATTATTTCGCCACTTAGATGGTATTGTAACCTGCCCTGCAGCTTATGAATTACATCACAAAGGAATTACAACACATTTATTAAAAGAAAAAACATGCGACTTAACTGATCTTTCTAAAGCTTTTAAAGCGAATGAAGGATATTTAAATGTTGCACTACGAACTTTTGCTTCTCAAGGTTGGTTAGCATATAAAGTAGATAATAATTCAAACTCTGTAACAATTTCTACTAATGAATTATCTGAAATTGCATTCTCTCACTTTCACATGTATAAAGAGGCTTCAGAATTATTAAAATTCTCTGAGAAATATAGTTCTCGTAAGTTTGAAATTGAACCTTTTAGAAAACTAGAAAGTTTATTCAACAATTATAAAAACAATTTTGGTGTTGCCATTTCTGAGGATGAAAAGACTTCTAATATTCAACATCAAATTTTATCGCATATTGAAGGAATTATCGTTGGTCCGACTTTAGTTCTATTGGGAATGAAAGGAATGTTTCATAAATACTTTATGCAAACAAAATTCAAAGCAGAAGAGTTTCATAAAGATCCAGAAAACTTTGGTCGATTGCTTGACATATTAACGTATTTAGGATGGTTTTCAAAAACAGGAGAATCGTATGAATTCACGGATAAAGGTTTATTTTTTGCAAGAAGAGCAAGTGCTTATGGTGTAACAGTATCTTACATTCCAACCTTAAGAAAACTCGATAAATTCATTTTTGGTGATCCTACAATTTTTAGATCAGAAGGAATTGGTAATGAAGAAATTCATGTAGATAGAGAAATGAATGTTTGGGGAAGTGGTGGTGCCCATGCTTCATATTTTAAGGTAATTGATGAAATTATTATAAAACTATTCAACAAACCAATCCAAGAACAACCCAAAGGAATTTTAGATGTGGGTTGTGGTAATGGAGCATTTTTAAAACACTTATTCAATGTAATTGAAAATCAAACCGAACGTGGAAAAGTCTTAGAAGATTATCCATTATTATTGATTGGAGTTGATTATAACGAAGCTGCTCTAAAAATTACAAGAAAGAATTTAGTTCAAGCAGATATTTGGGCAAAAGTAATTTGGGGTGATATTGGAAATCCAGCTGCAATGTCGAAAGATTTAAACGAAAAATACGGAATCGATTTATCAGATTTACTGAATGTAAGAACATTTTTAGATCATAACCGAATTTGGGAAGAACCGAAATTGAATGGAAAAATTGCTTCTACCGATTGTTCTGGAGCTTATGCTTATCGTGGAGTTCGTATTAACAACAACCTAGTTATTGAATCTTTGAAACAACACTTTAACAAATGGAAACCGTTTGTTAGTAAATTCGGTTTATTACTGATTGAATTACATACTTCAAAACCAGAGCTGGTAAAGGAAAATATCGGTAAAACTGCGGCCACGGCTTACGATGCAACACATGGATATTCTGATCAATATATTATTGAAATTGACGAATACATGAAGGCAATGGAAGAAATCGGTTTGACTTCGGATGATTCATCCTTTAGAAAATTTCCAAATTCAGATTTAGCAACCGTTTCTATTAATTTGTTCTTTAATAGAAGTTAG
- a CDS encoding T9SS type A sorting domain-containing protein, whose product MKKSIILFIVLLLCFNLCAQSIIWGESIGGHTSDMPIDLDKTSNGVLLTTTTNNRIKGLHKYDSEGNLVWQFDLFESLPKGEYSDYEFIESEVDENDNIYVILNFNESTTEIGDITINYGVSLLKISSEGNVLWSQKIADQISVTDMSLMYSNGNVYLLGNFLKTANINDKITLTSKQYWDCYSRIYRYGMDYYLAKFDIEGNLSKVVSFGSEYHDYVASATIDENSNIYFTGGSEFHTCTTRYTHITKYNSDLELQWEKVISKEENNSQLIYPSNIYYSKLSNKLYLWGYNLLGVIHDEYQIPASPCSSYSSGVGAGANLMEFTVNEGKFIKYRHFANCTSNSVWQVGGTYERITTNKAGIVEVEDSLIILSSIHGSMEFDNGQFESTYVISQYNEKIWDENLFLMKVNKENFNSEFIEKFYGDRVYENGPSIDNPFKIILEDNNIYLSAFFECSPINVFDTTIVNNSGNNDSDILISKINLSNTLSINENVTLSKFKIYPNPAKHNVIITNPNDFIKYVKVYSITGSLVQTNIANSNDININISDLSNGLYFFNIKTNNGTSTKKVLINR is encoded by the coding sequence ATGAAAAAATCAATTATTTTATTTATTGTCTTATTGCTGTGTTTTAATTTATGTGCACAATCAATAATTTGGGGAGAAAGTATTGGCGGTCACACAAGTGATATGCCTATAGATTTAGATAAAACTTCGAATGGTGTTCTATTGACAACAACAACGAATAATAGAATTAAAGGACTACATAAATATGATTCGGAGGGGAATTTAGTTTGGCAGTTTGATCTTTTTGAGAGTCTACCAAAAGGAGAGTATTCTGATTATGAATTCATTGAGAGTGAAGTTGATGAGAACGATAACATATATGTGATTTTAAATTTCAATGAGAGTACAACAGAAATAGGCGATATTACAATTAATTATGGAGTGTCTTTATTAAAAATTAGTTCTGAAGGAAATGTTCTATGGTCTCAAAAAATTGCAGATCAGATTAGTGTAACAGATATGAGTTTAATGTATAGTAATGGCAATGTATATCTGTTAGGGAATTTTTTGAAAACTGCGAATATAAATGATAAAATTACTTTAACGAGTAAGCAATATTGGGATTGTTATTCCAGAATTTATCGCTATGGTATGGATTATTATCTCGCTAAATTCGATATTGAAGGAAACTTATCAAAAGTAGTTAGTTTTGGATCAGAGTATCATGATTATGTAGCAAGTGCTACAATTGATGAAAATTCTAATATATATTTTACAGGAGGATCAGAATTTCATACTTGTACAACAAGATATACTCATATTACCAAGTATAATTCGGATTTAGAGCTACAATGGGAAAAAGTCATAAGTAAAGAAGAAAATAATTCTCAACTAATTTATCCTTCGAATATTTATTATTCAAAATTATCAAATAAGTTATACTTATGGGGATATAATTTATTAGGTGTTATTCATGATGAATATCAAATTCCAGCGTCTCCATGTTCTTCTTATAGCAGTGGAGTTGGAGCAGGAGCAAATTTAATGGAGTTTACTGTGAATGAAGGTAAGTTTATTAAGTATCGTCATTTTGCAAACTGCACATCAAATAGTGTATGGCAGGTTGGGGGTACTTATGAAAGAATTACGACAAATAAGGCCGGTATTGTTGAAGTAGAAGATAGTTTAATTATATTATCTAGTATTCATGGTAGTATGGAGTTCGATAATGGTCAATTTGAATCTACTTACGTAATAAGTCAATATAATGAGAAGATTTGGGATGAGAATTTATTCCTAATGAAGGTAAATAAGGAAAATTTTAACTCCGAATTTATTGAGAAATTTTACGGTGATCGTGTCTATGAAAATGGACCTTCAATTGATAATCCATTTAAGATTATCTTAGAAGACAATAACATATATTTATCTGCTTTTTTTGAATGTAGTCCAATCAACGTTTTTGATACAACTATAGTAAATAATAGTGGTAATAATGATTCAGACATTTTAATTTCAAAAATTAACTTGAGTAATACATTGTCTATTAATGAGAATGTTACTTTGTCTAAATTTAAAATATACCCAAATCCAGCAAAACATAATGTTATTATAACTAATCCTAATGATTTCATTAAATATGTGAAAGTTTATTCTATTACAGGAAGTTTAGTTCAAACAAATATCGCCAATAGTAATGATATCAACATTAATATTTCTGATTTATCAAACGGTTTATATTTCTTTAATATTAAGACGAATAATGGGACTAGCACAAAAAAAGTTTTAATAAATAGATGA
- a CDS encoding alpha/beta hydrolase, producing the protein MKIIKTIIKKLFKYLGILFAIIIFSGLLFRMFGPNPNKPLGELIEVNGVNFHVHTTGKKSKKPTVIIEGGGGVSTEYFHWLNEGLKDSLRVFRYDRAGVGYSDLNTTPRNPETIAKELHELLEQSGESPPYIIAGHSLGGPYMRVFTELYPDEVKGLVFMDATHPEQVERFNAAPKDSFRFKSAVWGINVAIFFADVGVLGLLQSFTDPVFSAKGLPDELNERTKDFLLNGKSLRGYRNEINNYHSTLKRVQQPVDFGNMPIRVITAIGEQKIELNNHLKKIIAAHKEYTEWSSDGKQILINGNHQTIFTLKENADIICEEILKLIK; encoded by the coding sequence ATGAAAATAATTAAAACGATTATCAAGAAACTTTTTAAGTATTTAGGGATTCTATTTGCAATCATAATTTTCTCTGGATTACTTTTTCGAATGTTTGGCCCAAACCCTAATAAACCTTTAGGAGAATTGATCGAGGTGAACGGAGTAAACTTCCATGTTCACACTACAGGAAAGAAAAGTAAGAAGCCAACAGTAATTATTGAAGGTGGAGGAGGAGTATCAACAGAATACTTTCATTGGTTAAATGAAGGATTGAAAGACAGTTTAAGAGTTTTTCGTTATGATAGAGCAGGAGTAGGTTATAGTGATTTGAATACAACACCACGAAATCCTGAAACTATTGCCAAAGAATTACATGAGTTATTAGAACAGTCTGGCGAATCTCCACCATACATTATTGCTGGGCATTCTTTAGGAGGACCATATATGAGAGTGTTCACTGAGTTATATCCAGATGAAGTAAAGGGATTAGTTTTTATGGATGCCACACATCCAGAACAAGTTGAACGATTTAATGCAGCACCAAAGGATTCTTTTCGTTTTAAATCTGCTGTCTGGGGAATTAATGTAGCCATATTTTTTGCAGATGTTGGTGTGTTAGGGTTATTACAAAGTTTTACAGATCCTGTTTTTTCTGCTAAAGGTTTACCAGATGAATTAAATGAAAGAACTAAAGATTTTTTGTTGAATGGTAAAAGTTTGAGAGGCTACAGAAATGAAATTAATAATTATCATTCCACTTTAAAAAGAGTACAGCAACCAGTGGATTTTGGAAATATGCCAATTCGTGTTATTACTGCTATTGGAGAGCAAAAAATAGAGTTAAATAATCATCTTAAAAAGATAATTGCGGCTCATAAAGAATACACCGAATGGTCATCAGATGGAAAACAAATCTTGATTAATGGAAACCACCAAACCATTTTTACACTGAAAGAGAATGCTGATATTATTTGTGAGGAAATATTAAAATTAATAAAATAA
- a CDS encoding sensor histidine kinase, producing the protein MIKTQGIQLSTNTIKSIIIAGFLSVVIFLIVGFSGGFIINPESVIPEVYIAINSVCFVLCWLTLHVLVSKFSIYKILGVLGLLCLSAIAEYYFQIPNNPISIPALILFWMGISYFIIPQFFKKYQILILLSYGGVITYFFIFRGKPNYAEDYSFVVTGYFILSISMMILLWGYYQWKWYMNLKVNQTKNELILLKSQINPHFFFNTLNNLYGLVIEKSDHAPEMILKLSDIMRYTIYEGKSDFVDLEEEIKYIEDYIELSKIRYNKKVDISFKKEIEIPQKIAPILLVIPLENAFKHGIDSLTENAFLEIEIKTGKSHIFFSVKNNYASTNANHKGIGLDNFKQRLAIMYPNKHKLNINITDNEYELSLYIETL; encoded by the coding sequence ATGATAAAAACTCAAGGAATTCAACTCTCAACAAATACTATTAAATCTATAATTATAGCTGGTTTTCTTTCTGTAGTTATATTTTTAATAGTTGGATTTTCTGGAGGTTTTATTATCAATCCAGAATCAGTTATACCTGAAGTTTATATAGCAATCAATAGTGTTTGTTTTGTGTTATGCTGGTTAACTCTTCATGTTTTAGTATCTAAATTTTCCATTTATAAAATTTTAGGAGTTTTAGGTTTACTTTGCTTAAGCGCAATTGCAGAATATTATTTTCAAATACCGAATAACCCAATAAGTATTCCAGCATTAATTCTGTTTTGGATGGGAATTAGCTATTTCATAATTCCGCAATTTTTTAAAAAGTATCAAATTCTTATACTATTATCTTACGGAGGAGTTATCACTTACTTCTTTATTTTCAGAGGAAAACCAAATTATGCTGAAGATTATAGTTTTGTGGTTACTGGTTATTTTATTCTTTCTATTTCTATGATGATTTTACTCTGGGGTTATTATCAATGGAAATGGTATATGAATTTAAAAGTAAATCAAACTAAAAACGAATTGATATTACTGAAGAGCCAAATCAATCCGCACTTCTTTTTCAACACCTTAAATAATCTTTATGGTTTGGTTATTGAAAAATCCGACCATGCTCCAGAAATGATTTTGAAGTTATCAGATATTATGAGATATACGATTTATGAAGGGAAATCTGATTTTGTTGACTTAGAAGAAGAAATCAAATATATTGAAGACTACATTGAATTATCTAAAATTAGATATAATAAAAAAGTAGACATTTCATTCAAAAAGGAAATTGAAATCCCTCAAAAAATAGCGCCAATATTACTGGTAATTCCTCTAGAAAATGCTTTTAAACATGGAATTGATAGTTTAACAGAAAATGCTTTTTTAGAAATTGAAATTAAAACAGGAAAATCTCATATATTTTTTAGTGTGAAGAATAATTATGCATCAACAAATGCTAATCATAAAGGAATTGGTTTAGATAATTTCAAACAACGATTAGCTATTATGTATCCGAATAAACACAAATTAAACATCAATATAACCGACAACGAGTACGAGTTAAGTTTATATATTGAAACCCTATGA
- a CDS encoding response regulator transcription factor, whose translation MNYVIIDDEPIAHRILENYCNELPLLHKVGNAYNALEASEIIIKQKVDLIFLDIQMPKITGFEFLKSLAQPPKVIVTTAYKDFALEGYELNVVDYLLKPFSLSRFLKAVNKVNENNKMNSTISETVSEVKNGSIFLKGDKVHHQIQIKDILFVEAYGNYVKVYSKEKMIVIHEKISTLETILSKHNVLRVHKSFLVTIEHITSIQGNRIHIQDYKIPIGQTYKNSINQLINNINS comes from the coding sequence ATGAATTATGTAATTATTGATGATGAGCCAATTGCGCATCGCATATTAGAGAATTATTGTAATGAACTTCCTTTACTACACAAAGTTGGGAATGCATATAATGCTCTTGAAGCTTCAGAAATTATTATCAAGCAAAAAGTCGATTTAATATTTCTGGATATTCAAATGCCAAAAATTACAGGTTTCGAATTTCTGAAATCATTGGCTCAACCTCCAAAAGTTATTGTAACTACTGCTTATAAAGATTTTGCTTTAGAAGGATATGAACTTAACGTAGTTGATTATTTACTTAAACCTTTCTCTTTATCTCGATTTTTAAAAGCTGTTAATAAAGTAAACGAAAACAACAAGATGAACTCGACTATTTCAGAAACCGTAAGTGAAGTTAAAAATGGAAGTATATTTTTGAAAGGAGATAAAGTTCATCATCAAATTCAAATTAAGGATATTTTATTTGTTGAAGCTTATGGTAATTATGTAAAAGTATATTCTAAGGAGAAAATGATTGTTATTCATGAAAAAATCTCAACTTTAGAAACTATTCTATCTAAGCATAATGTACTAAGAGTTCATAAATCATTTCTAGTTACAATTGAACATATAACAAGTATTCAAGGAAATCGAATTCATATTCAAGATTATAAAATTCCGATTGGCCAAACCTATAAAAACAGTATTAACCAATTAATAAATAATATAAATTCTTAG
- a CDS encoding PIG-L family deacetylase, with protein MNKKALIFISFLLIFSSAIAQKPQKLTTNQIYEKVQKLNFLGSALYVAAHPDDENTRLIAYLANNVKARTAYLSLTRGDGGQNLIGPEIRELLGVIRTQELLAARGVDGGEQRFSRANDFGYSKHPEETFNIWDKDKVLSDVVWAIRKFKPDVIINRFNHRTPGTTHGHHTASAMLSVDAFDLAADKTKYPEQLKYTETWQPNRLFFNTSWWFYGSRENFEKADKSKMLNFDIGVYYPLKGVSNNELASIASSQHLCQGFGRLTTRGSQTEWVEFLKGEFPKDKKDLFSGINTTWNRVKGGGEIGDILYDVEKNFDFVNPSKHLPSLLKAYALIDKLKDKHWKAIKSAEIKEIIEACSGLYLEASAKTSSSTPNASVKVDFEVLNRSSVSMDLTSIEWLPANKTVAKDIDLLANKRQNFTEDLSLAGIGYSDPYWLKDKWGLGMYTVKNQELIGKPETPRPVQVKFNLMIEDTPISFTKNVVRRYSQRDKGEIYEPFEVLPKVTTKLKDKVIIFSDDNTKKIAVEVRSGEANIQGNVALEVPEGWTVTPNQASFTIEQKGDKRVVDFTVSPPKGQSEGYIKAVATIDNATFDKELIEINYNHIPKQSVLMPSKAKIVRLDIRKEGKSIGYIQGSGDAVPESLRQIGYTVTEVSPESINENSLGGFDAVVVGIRAYNTKKVLQFKQKHLLEYVKNGGNVIVQYNTNRRVDVKAPYTLKLSRDRVTDEHAKVTMLAKDHGVLNYPNKIEANDFEGWVQERGLYFPNNWSSEYEPILAMNDKGESAKKGSLLVAKYGKGNYIYTGLSFFRELPAGVPGAYKLFANLLSLKENEIK; from the coding sequence ATGAACAAAAAGGCACTTATTTTTATTTCATTTTTGCTGATTTTTTCTTCAGCGATTGCACAAAAGCCCCAAAAGTTAACTACAAATCAGATTTACGAAAAAGTACAGAAACTTAATTTTTTAGGTTCTGCATTATATGTGGCTGCGCATCCAGATGATGAAAACACACGTTTAATTGCATATTTAGCAAATAACGTTAAAGCAAGAACAGCGTATTTATCTTTAACTAGAGGTGATGGAGGTCAAAATTTAATTGGTCCAGAAATTCGAGAATTATTAGGTGTTATTCGTACACAGGAATTATTAGCGGCCAGAGGAGTAGATGGTGGAGAACAACGATTTTCTAGAGCAAACGATTTTGGATATTCTAAACACCCAGAAGAAACGTTTAATATTTGGGATAAGGATAAAGTGTTATCAGATGTAGTTTGGGCAATAAGAAAATTTAAGCCAGATGTGATTATCAATCGTTTTAATCATAGAACACCAGGAACTACTCATGGACACCATACAGCTTCGGCGATGTTGAGTGTTGATGCTTTTGATTTAGCAGCAGATAAAACAAAATATCCAGAACAATTAAAGTATACTGAAACTTGGCAACCAAACCGTTTATTTTTTAATACTTCTTGGTGGTTTTATGGAAGTAGAGAAAACTTCGAAAAAGCTGATAAAAGCAAAATGTTAAACTTTGATATCGGGGTTTATTATCCACTAAAAGGAGTTTCAAATAATGAACTTGCTTCAATTGCAAGTAGCCAACATTTATGTCAAGGTTTTGGTAGATTAACAACTAGAGGAAGTCAAACCGAATGGGTTGAGTTTTTAAAAGGGGAATTTCCTAAAGATAAAAAAGACTTGTTCTCAGGAATTAATACCACATGGAATAGAGTAAAAGGTGGAGGAGAAATTGGAGATATTTTATATGATGTTGAGAAAAACTTTGACTTTGTAAATCCTTCAAAACATTTACCAAGTTTATTAAAGGCTTATGCTTTAATAGATAAGTTAAAAGACAAACATTGGAAAGCCATTAAGTCTGCAGAGATCAAAGAAATTATTGAAGCGTGTTCTGGTTTATATTTAGAAGCTTCAGCAAAAACTTCTAGTTCAACTCCAAATGCTTCAGTAAAAGTAGATTTTGAAGTGTTAAATAGAAGTAGTGTTTCAATGGATTTAACTTCTATAGAATGGTTGCCAGCTAATAAGACTGTTGCGAAAGACATTGATTTACTTGCGAATAAAAGACAAAACTTCACAGAAGATCTTTCTTTAGCAGGAATTGGATATTCTGATCCATATTGGTTAAAAGATAAGTGGGGATTAGGAATGTATACTGTGAAAAACCAAGAATTAATTGGTAAGCCAGAAACGCCAAGACCTGTTCAAGTGAAATTCAATTTAATGATTGAAGACACACCTATTTCATTCACGAAAAATGTGGTGAGAAGATATTCTCAACGTGATAAAGGAGAAATTTACGAGCCTTTTGAAGTGTTACCGAAAGTAACAACAAAATTAAAGGATAAAGTAATCATCTTCTCAGACGATAATACTAAGAAAATTGCGGTTGAAGTAAGATCAGGAGAAGCAAATATTCAAGGGAATGTTGCTTTAGAAGTACCAGAAGGATGGACAGTTACTCCAAACCAAGCTTCGTTTACAATTGAGCAAAAAGGAGATAAAAGAGTTGTAGATTTCACAGTTTCTCCTCCAAAAGGACAATCAGAAGGATATATTAAAGCTGTAGCTACAATTGACAACGCTACTTTTGATAAAGAATTAATAGAGATTAACTACAATCATATTCCAAAACAATCTGTTTTAATGCCATCTAAGGCGAAAATTGTTCGTTTGGATATCAGAAAAGAAGGGAAATCTATTGGTTATATTCAAGGTTCAGGAGATGCTGTTCCAGAAAGTTTACGTCAAATTGGTTATACAGTAACGGAAGTTTCGCCGGAAAGTATTAATGAAAACTCTTTAGGAGGTTTTGATGCAGTAGTTGTTGGGATTAGAGCATACAATACAAAGAAAGTTTTACAGTTTAAGCAAAAACACTTGCTAGAATATGTGAAAAATGGTGGTAATGTAATTGTTCAGTACAATACGAATAGGAGAGTTGATGTAAAAGCTCCTTATACCTTAAAATTATCTAGAGATAGAGTTACTGATGAACATGCTAAAGTAACCATGTTAGCAAAGGATCATGGAGTTTTAAACTATCCGAATAAGATTGAAGCTAACGATTTTGAAGGTTGGGTTCAAGAAAGAGGATTGTATTTCCCGAACAACTGGAGTTCAGAATACGAACCTATTTTAGCAATGAATGATAAAGGTGAATCGGCTAAAAAAGGAAGTTTGTTAGTAGCAAAATATGGTAAAGGAAATTATATCTATACAGGATTAAGTTTCTTTAGAGAATTACCTGCGGGTGTTCCTGGAGCATATAAATTATTCGCTAATTTACTTTCCTTAAAAGAAAATGAAATAAAATAA
- a CDS encoding ATP-dependent DNA helicase, with protein MIKNPADFYKELLQKFSYDPTEKQLELINDLSNFVFDKNNQSLFLLKGYAGTGKTTVISTIVHSLWKVGKKAVLLAPTGRAAKVISGYSKRQAFTIHKKIYFPKKQSNGGVSFVMQPNKHNNTIFIVDEASMISDQVQNAKLFENGSVLDDLISYVYSGKNCKLLFIGDTAQLPPVKLDMSPALDGDKLSLNYNKDISEIELDEVVRQQQDSGILANATDLRLLIQNEGVEFKFDVNYPDIIRLQDGYDIQDAITQAYDGEIGVEDTAIIVRSNKRANQYNQQIRTKIRGQENEISVGDYVMVVKNNYFWLKDSSSAGFIANGDTCEVMRIIQIKELYGFNFAEVEIRMIDYPDMKPFETVLLLDTLTSESPSLTYEESNKLYEAVKEDFAHEKSKYKQFMGVKKNKFFNALQVKFSYAMTCHKSQGGQWKTVFIEQPYLPDGSSVEYLRWLYTAVTRAQEKLYLIGFKDDYFIE; from the coding sequence ATGATCAAGAATCCTGCCGATTTTTACAAAGAGTTACTTCAGAAATTTTCCTACGATCCAACAGAAAAACAATTAGAACTAATTAATGACTTGTCAAACTTTGTTTTTGATAAGAATAACCAGTCTTTATTCTTGTTGAAGGGATATGCAGGTACAGGAAAAACTACGGTGATTAGTACGATAGTTCATAGTTTATGGAAGGTTGGAAAAAAGGCAGTTTTATTAGCTCCAACTGGTAGAGCTGCAAAAGTAATTTCAGGATACTCTAAACGTCAGGCATTTACCATTCACAAGAAGATATATTTTCCTAAAAAACAGAGTAATGGAGGGGTTAGTTTTGTGATGCAACCTAACAAGCATAACAATACAATTTTTATTGTAGATGAAGCCTCTATGATTTCGGATCAAGTTCAAAATGCTAAGCTATTTGAAAACGGTTCTGTTTTAGATGATTTGATTTCATACGTTTATTCAGGAAAGAATTGCAAACTTCTATTTATCGGAGATACTGCTCAGTTGCCTCCAGTAAAGTTAGATATGAGTCCGGCCCTTGACGGAGATAAATTATCACTTAATTATAATAAAGATATTTCTGAGATTGAATTAGATGAAGTCGTTCGTCAGCAACAAGATTCGGGGATTCTTGCAAATGCAACAGATTTACGATTGCTCATACAAAACGAAGGAGTTGAGTTTAAGTTTGATGTGAACTATCCTGATATTATTAGATTGCAAGATGGATATGATATTCAAGATGCAATTACACAAGCTTATGATGGTGAAATCGGTGTAGAAGATACTGCCATTATTGTTCGTTCGAATAAAAGAGCAAACCAATATAATCAGCAAATACGAACTAAAATTCGTGGACAGGAAAATGAAATTTCAGTTGGTGATTATGTAATGGTAGTTAAAAATAATTACTTCTGGTTAAAAGATTCTTCATCGGCTGGTTTTATTGCAAATGGTGATACTTGTGAAGTAATGCGAATCATTCAGATTAAAGAGTTGTACGGTTTTAATTTTGCAGAAGTTGAAATTAGAATGATTGATTATCCTGATATGAAACCATTCGAAACAGTTTTATTGTTAGATACTTTAACAAGCGAAAGTCCATCTTTAACCTATGAAGAATCTAATAAGTTATATGAAGCTGTAAAGGAGGATTTTGCCCATGAAAAATCGAAATACAAACAATTCATGGGTGTTAAAAAGAACAAATTCTTCAACGCTTTACAGGTAAAGTTTTCTTATGCTATGACTTGCCATAAATCTCAAGGAGGTCAATGGAAAACAGTATTTATTGAACAACCTTATTTACCTGATGGTAGTAGCGTAGAATATTTACGTTGGTTATATACTGCGGTTACTCGTGCTCAGGAGAAATTATATTTAATAGGATTTAAAGACGATTATTTTATAGAATAA